A section of the Passer domesticus isolate bPasDom1 chromosome 33, bPasDom1.hap1, whole genome shotgun sequence genome encodes:
- the LOC135288477 gene encoding serine/threonine-protein kinase pim-1-like: MIQETLNRSLSPHPQRRGLPQRMFHEIDPRARVPPAGKAQEALQERYRLGSLLGRGGFGSVWSATRLSDGAPVAIKRVPRDRIRHWSELPDGTSAPLEIVLLAKVSCGCAGVIQLLEWLELPDSFLMVLERPERCQELSDFLAERRFLPEEEARGLFRQVLEAVRHCTSCGVLHRDIKPQNIVLDLASGQLKLIDFGCGAFLQDTAYTQFAGTLAYSPPEWTQHQSYHGEAATIWSLGLLLYQLVVGKHPFRRGQEIIWGRILFPSRLSQECQDVIKRCLSMQPLDRPSLEELFCHPWVQGAPRP, encoded by the exons ccgcgtcccgcccgcagggaaggcgcaggaggccctgcaggagcgctaccgcctgggttccctgctggggcgcGGAGGATTTGGCAGCGTCTGGTCAGCGACGCGGCTCTCGGATGgtgccccg gtggccatcaaacgCGTGCCGCGGGATCGCATCCGgcactggagcgagctg cccgacggcaccagcgcgcccctggagatcgtgctgctggccaaggtgtcctgtggctgtgctggtgtcattcagctcctggagtggcttgagctccccgacAGCttcttgatggtgctggagcgtcCAGAACGGTGCCAGGAGCTGTCGGATTTCCTGGCGGAGCGGAGGTTCCtgccggaggaggaggcgcgggggctgttccgccaggtgctggaggccgtgcggcactgcaccagctgcggggtcctgcacagggacatcaagCCTCAGAACATCGTGCTTGACCTGGCCAGCGGGCAGCTGAAACTGATCGACTTTGGCTGTGGTGCTTTCctccaagacacagcctacacccAGTTTGCAG GAACCCTGGCCTACAGCCCTCCAGAGTGGACCCAGCACCAAAGCTACCATGGCGAGGCAGCGACGATCTGGTCCCTGGGCCTCCTGCTGTACCAGCTGGTTGTGGGGAAGCACCCGTTCAGGAGGGGCCAGGAGATCATCTGGGGGCGCATCTTGTTCCCATCACGGCTCTCTCAag AATGCCAAGATGTCATTAAGAGGTGTTTGTCCATGCAACCCTTGGACAGGCCATCATTAGAAGAGCTTTTCTGCCATCCTTGGGTGCAGGGTGCTCCTCGGCCCTAG